The Micromonospora krabiensis genome window below encodes:
- a CDS encoding tetratricopeptide repeat protein — protein sequence MAVQEQPMISDATLARINEGVQLHHQQGRRAAARDVFAQIWDEIGGERGDPLHVCVLAHSMADVQDDVHQELVWDRRALAAADLLTDARVAQAGVPMSVASLYPSLHLNLGECYRRLGDLARARECLERAHAGIGALGDDDYGQLIKGGVERLAQQLSAE from the coding sequence ATCAACGAGGGTGTGCAGTTGCATCATCAGCAGGGCCGGCGCGCGGCCGCCCGCGACGTGTTCGCCCAGATCTGGGATGAGATCGGCGGGGAACGAGGCGATCCCTTGCACGTGTGCGTCCTCGCGCACTCGATGGCCGACGTGCAGGACGACGTCCACCAGGAGTTGGTCTGGGACCGGCGGGCGCTGGCGGCGGCCGACCTGCTCACCGATGCGCGGGTTGCGCAGGCCGGGGTGCCGATGTCGGTGGCCAGCCTGTATCCGTCGTTGCATCTCAACCTGGGTGAGTGCTACCGCAGGCTTGGCGATCTCGCCCGGGCTCGGGAGTGTCTTGAGCGAGCGCACGCGGGGATCGGCGCGCTCGGCGATGACGACTACGGCCAACTCATCAAGGGTGGCGTGGAGAGGCTCGCGCAGCAGTTGAGCGCTGAGTAG